The following proteins are co-located in the Fructilactobacillus carniphilus genome:
- a CDS encoding GNAT family N-acetyltransferase codes for MGFCYGGAITATLFNLNLHKFDCGEAKLNKFLCKYAIDDSLKFLSTTNVWIEKDFERLAGFCTNKVSNLELKLEKNKDDISYLMQMPWNSGLDFEKFNFESLNFPVLEICDLAVDQEYQNKGLGTKIINDLFFKFLKLISNDVCVNFIFVKALDDSRYFYEKNGFQYVEHSDKSDLYQIERPYYPMYINFDGIIDNAFK; via the coding sequence ATGGGTTTTTGTTATGGTGGAGCGATTACAGCGACTCTATTTAACTTAAATTTGCATAAATTCGATTGTGGTGAAGCAAAATTAAATAAATTTCTTTGTAAATATGCGATAGATGATAGTTTGAAATTTCTATCTACTACGAATGTCTGGATTGAAAAGGATTTTGAGCGATTGGCTGGCTTTTGTACTAATAAAGTTAGTAATTTAGAATTAAAGCTGGAGAAGAATAAGGATGATATTAGTTATTTAATGCAAATGCCTTGGAATTCTGGTTTAGATTTTGAAAAATTTAATTTTGAATCGCTTAATTTCCCAGTTTTAGAAATCTGTGATTTAGCTGTTGACCAAGAATATCAAAATAAAGGTCTAGGAACTAAGATTATAAATGACTTATTCTTCAAATTTTTAAAATTGATTTCAAATGATGTTTGTGTCAATTTTATTTTCGTTAAAGCATTAGATGATTCGAGATACTTTTATGAGAAAAATGGATTTCAATATGTTGAACATAGTGATAAATCTGATTTGTATCAAATTGAAAGACCATACTATCCAATGTATATAAATTTTGATGGAATAATAGATAATGCCTTTAAGTAA
- the trpC gene encoding indole-3-glycerol phosphate synthase TrpC: protein MILDDLTNVTKARVARAKEQQPLAELRSQVEELDLTTDFPFEQSLRQPQLSFICEIKRASPSKGDIKTTIDVPQLARDYAAAGANAISVLTEPDYFKGSMADLEVVTQTVSLPVLRKDFTVDPYMIYAAKRVGASAILLICAILSDQELREFFALADHLGLSAIFEAHNATEVQRAIAAGARIIGINNRNLKNFTVNFDNAKQLREVVPDDTLMIAESGVKTAADIRELRNLGVDGVLVGETMMLAADPMAKLKELRDGEN from the coding sequence ATGATTTTAGATGACTTAACCAACGTAACTAAAGCACGCGTTGCCCGAGCTAAAGAGCAGCAACCGCTGGCAGAATTACGATCCCAGGTAGAAGAACTGGACCTGACCACCGACTTTCCGTTTGAACAATCCCTGCGCCAACCCCAACTGAGCTTTATTTGTGAAATTAAGCGCGCATCTCCGTCTAAAGGAGACATTAAAACCACGATTGACGTTCCCCAACTAGCCCGGGATTATGCAGCGGCGGGTGCCAATGCCATTTCGGTACTGACGGAACCTGATTATTTTAAGGGCAGCATGGCTGATTTAGAGGTCGTTACGCAAACTGTCTCGTTGCCGGTGTTACGCAAGGACTTTACGGTGGATCCGTACATGATTTATGCGGCGAAACGCGTGGGAGCGAGTGCCATTCTGTTGATTTGCGCGATTTTATCCGATCAGGAGCTACGCGAGTTCTTCGCACTAGCAGATCATTTAGGTTTATCTGCCATCTTTGAAGCGCATAATGCGACGGAGGTCCAACGGGCAATTGCCGCGGGGGCACGGATCATCGGGATTAATAATCGGAATCTGAAAAACTTTACGGTGAACTTTGACAATGCCAAGCAACTTCGAGAAGTGGTTCCTGACGACACATTGATGATTGCGGAAAGCGGGGTTAAAACGGCGGCTGACATCCGCGAGCTGAGGAACCTCGGGGTGGACGGCGTTCTGGTCGGTGAAACGATGATGCTGGCGGCGGATCCCATGGCTAAATTGAAGGAGTTGCGTGATGGTGAAAATTAA
- a CDS encoding Gfo/Idh/MocA family protein: MIKLGTIGTNWITERMIEAAHATGDYLLTAVYSRHEASGEKIANGHGDVTVYTDLDQFLSADDVDVIYIASPNVLHHSQIIQVIQHDKNVIVEKPAVLTQYQFQNILDELALHPQAHFFEAARNVHMPAFQVVADYLNDVDGIDGADFTFSQYSSRYDKVLNGETPNVFNPQFGGGALADLGVYPVYDAVGLFGVPERLAYYPTMISTGVDGKGTAVLNYGDFDVTLNFSKISASTHNSEIYHGREIITFDSAGEVTESSIIRENQRQILSPLYGKNPMIPEMSDFARVLNGPDNEQNQADYHRWLEQMQNVNLVLNRLANFAGIEYPTKLEED; encoded by the coding sequence ATGATTAAACTAGGAACGATTGGTACCAACTGGATTACGGAACGCATGATCGAAGCGGCCCATGCCACCGGGGACTACCTGTTGACGGCCGTTTATTCCCGTCACGAAGCTAGCGGTGAAAAGATTGCGAACGGACACGGGGACGTGACGGTTTATACTGACCTAGACCAATTTTTATCGGCGGATGACGTGGATGTGATTTACATTGCTTCACCAAACGTTTTGCACCATTCTCAAATTATCCAAGTAATTCAACACGATAAGAACGTGATTGTGGAAAAACCGGCGGTCTTAACCCAATACCAATTCCAAAACATTTTGGATGAGTTAGCTCTGCATCCACAAGCCCACTTTTTTGAAGCCGCTCGCAACGTTCACATGCCGGCCTTTCAAGTGGTGGCTGACTATCTGAACGATGTTGATGGAATTGACGGGGCTGACTTTACCTTTAGCCAGTACTCATCCCGTTACGACAAGGTCTTAAACGGAGAAACGCCCAACGTCTTTAATCCGCAATTCGGGGGTGGCGCGTTAGCAGACCTCGGAGTGTACCCAGTTTATGATGCCGTCGGCTTGTTTGGAGTTCCCGAACGCTTGGCCTACTACCCAACCATGATTTCTACCGGCGTGGATGGGAAAGGAACCGCAGTCTTAAACTACGGGGATTTTGACGTCACGTTGAACTTCAGTAAAATCTCGGCTTCGACCCATAATTCTGAAATTTATCACGGCCGCGAAATCATCACGTTTGATAGCGCGGGGGAAGTAACGGAATCCTCCATCATTCGCGAAAACCAACGTCAGATTTTGAGTCCCTTGTACGGGAAGAACCCGATGATTCCGGAAATGAGTGACTTTGCCCGGGTTCTGAATGGTCCTGATAACGAACAGAACCAGGCGGACTACCACCGTTGGTTAGAACAAATGCAAAACGTGAACCTGGTCTTGAACCGCCTGGCTAACTTTGCTGGAATCGAATACCCCACTAAACTGGAGGAAGATTAA
- the trpD gene encoding anthranilate phosphoribosyltransferase, protein MIKTAITLLSQRHDLTAAQTHAVLDEMMNDRTTPSEQAAFLMGLASKGATVAEISGAAASLREHATQIQPHQNVLEIVGTGGDHANTFNISTTTALVVAATGIVPVAKHGNRAASSKSGAADVLEALGVNLATSPSQATHTLTTEGICFLFAQKYHQAMRFVAPVRRDLEIPTLFNYLGPLANPAGATYQLLGVNDVSLVEPMAQVLDQLGVKEALVVHGDDCLDEVTLTTTTHFARLHQHEITTGIIDPEELGLSLCQPEDLVGGTPQENAEITRAILRGDQGPRRDVVLLNAACALHVAQPDLTIEDGLKVAAATIDSGKATQKLAEFVAATNEEDDA, encoded by the coding sequence ATGATTAAAACCGCAATTACGTTATTGAGCCAACGCCACGATTTAACCGCCGCCCAAACCCATGCTGTGTTAGACGAAATGATGAACGATAGAACGACCCCTAGCGAACAAGCTGCCTTTTTAATGGGCCTCGCCAGTAAGGGTGCTACGGTAGCTGAAATTAGTGGGGCCGCTGCTTCGTTACGCGAACACGCCACCCAGATTCAACCGCATCAGAACGTGCTCGAAATTGTCGGCACGGGTGGGGACCACGCCAATACCTTTAACATTTCGACGACCACGGCGTTAGTGGTAGCTGCTACCGGCATCGTCCCGGTGGCTAAACATGGTAACCGCGCCGCCAGCAGTAAAAGTGGGGCGGCAGACGTGCTCGAAGCCCTGGGCGTCAACCTAGCAACAAGTCCTTCCCAAGCAACTCACACTTTGACAACCGAAGGGATTTGTTTCTTATTTGCGCAAAAGTATCATCAAGCCATGCGTTTCGTGGCGCCGGTGCGTCGCGACCTAGAGATTCCCACTCTGTTTAACTACCTGGGACCGCTGGCCAATCCGGCTGGCGCTACCTACCAACTATTGGGGGTGAACGACGTCAGTTTGGTAGAGCCAATGGCGCAGGTGTTAGACCAACTGGGAGTCAAAGAGGCGCTGGTGGTCCACGGTGATGACTGCTTAGACGAAGTGACCCTGACGACCACAACCCACTTTGCCCGGTTACATCAACACGAAATTACCACGGGAATCATTGATCCGGAAGAACTGGGCCTTTCCCTGTGTCAACCGGAGGACTTAGTCGGTGGCACTCCACAAGAAAACGCTGAGATTACCCGCGCCATCTTGCGGGGCGATCAAGGTCCCCGCCGAGACGTGGTGCTACTAAACGCCGCTTGTGCCTTACACGTGGCTCAACCTGATTTAACGATTGAGGACGGCTTAAAGGTAGCTGCAGCAACGATTGACAGTGGCAAGGCCACGCAAAAACTAGCGGAGTTTGTGGCCGCAACCAACGAGGAGGATGACGCATGA
- the trpA gene encoding tryptophan synthase subunit alpha: MSKVKQIFANHKAFVGFVVAGDPSLDATVDNILALAAGGADLIEIGIPFSDPVADGPVIAAADKRALDRQVTTDDVFAVIRRVREQSNVPLVFLTYANLVYQVGYQEFCRRCAELNVAGMIIPDLPYEEQDELLAATQEFDLDLIQLVAPTSKSRIKKIAQRATGFIYVVSSMGTTGTRDNFQTDLRAVTDEIRQYTDTPVAIGFGIHTPEQAHAMSQVADGVIVGSQIVELIEKAGDQAPEQLTAYVREMKRAID, from the coding sequence ATGAGTAAAGTGAAACAGATTTTTGCAAACCACAAGGCGTTTGTTGGGTTTGTTGTGGCCGGAGATCCGAGCTTGGACGCGACCGTGGATAACATTCTGGCACTTGCCGCTGGCGGGGCGGATCTGATCGAAATTGGGATTCCATTCTCGGACCCGGTTGCAGACGGTCCGGTGATTGCAGCAGCCGATAAGCGCGCGCTGGACCGGCAGGTGACGACGGATGACGTCTTTGCTGTGATTCGGCGGGTCCGGGAGCAGTCGAACGTGCCGTTGGTCTTTTTGACCTACGCTAACTTGGTTTATCAGGTTGGGTATCAGGAATTTTGCCGCCGGTGTGCGGAATTAAACGTGGCCGGAATGATTATTCCAGACTTACCGTACGAAGAACAGGATGAGTTACTGGCAGCCACACAGGAATTTGATCTAGATCTGATTCAATTGGTGGCGCCGACTTCTAAGTCACGAATTAAAAAGATTGCGCAACGGGCGACCGGTTTTATCTACGTGGTTTCGTCCATGGGAACTACTGGAACACGGGATAACTTTCAAACTGATTTGCGGGCGGTGACAGATGAGATTCGTCAGTACACGGATACTCCCGTTGCAATTGGTTTTGGGATTCATACACCGGAACAGGCCCACGCTATGAGTCAAGTGGCCGACGGGGTAATTGTCGGGAGTCAAATCGTGGAACTGATTGAGAAGGCGGGTGACCAAGCACCGGAGCAATTAACGGCCTACGTGCGGGAAATGAAACGCGCGATTGATTAA
- a CDS encoding GH25 family lysozyme — MKRTDYHRSQQHKHRLVTLGIMAVLLIAGGLVFNLVLNRHQRQQAFLRNYPVRGVMLDQTDEYADFNQLQTNGMKYVYIRATQGATFTDDDFNDNYTRSIGSGLKVGVYHQYSFSSSIPDQEQNLKRTLGNNIGDLPIMINVSYYNDYNAENVDQKRLKRRLRELVAWTARYSNRPVLIKTSFANYRTLRDLPDTEFMLPRTKTGKNVTFASLTKQDQLYNNGKGSDFRMTAFHGSKVQWNQYLQVLKQNESRKSDLND, encoded by the coding sequence GTGAAGCGAACCGATTATCATCGCAGTCAGCAACATAAGCATCGCCTGGTGACCCTTGGCATCATGGCCGTGCTCCTGATAGCAGGAGGACTCGTTTTCAACCTGGTTCTCAATCGCCATCAACGCCAACAGGCCTTTTTACGCAACTACCCGGTGCGTGGTGTGATGTTAGACCAGACGGATGAGTATGCCGACTTTAACCAGTTGCAAACGAACGGGATGAAGTACGTTTACATCCGCGCCACCCAGGGAGCCACGTTTACTGATGATGACTTTAACGATAATTACACCCGGAGCATTGGTTCGGGGCTGAAGGTGGGCGTTTATCACCAGTACAGTTTTAGTAGTTCGATTCCAGACCAGGAACAAAACCTGAAACGAACGTTGGGCAATAACATCGGTGATCTGCCCATTATGATTAACGTGTCCTATTACAACGATTATAACGCGGAAAATGTGGATCAAAAGCGCTTGAAACGACGTTTGCGAGAACTGGTCGCCTGGACGGCGCGTTATTCCAACCGTCCGGTCCTCATTAAGACTAGTTTTGCGAACTACCGCACGCTACGTGACCTACCCGATACGGAATTCATGCTACCACGGACTAAAACCGGCAAAAACGTGACCTTTGCCAGTTTAACCAAGCAGGATCAGCTTTATAATAACGGTAAGGGTAGCGATTTTCGGATGACGGCCTTTCACGGGAGTAAGGTACAATGGAATCAGTACCTGCAAGTGTTAAAACAAAATGAAAGCAGAAAGAGTGATTTAAATGATTAA
- a CDS encoding DUF6056 family protein, producing MKLKLNYWVAVDDIINACVFIVSWFLILGASFSDAFDKTSDLASIRIFLALLACLGLILHLVQLQQCRRWNVSIVGAILGIIGNCLFLIAPLFALPAFVLLIIAAVFEFINKVKSPTKTPVKKVWYKTWWVLLLTILAVLLFVFAAVSANQDQNASDQQNKNTPNLTKEAEKNTEKNPKLQKKNKDLIHFSNNVIMTPKGKIEVLKEASGKTTHGKLGMIFMYKITNNTDQTLTPKQILEDNQINVYEKDSGSEKPAPKIFGTMEFASMQDPDDASNAIDDAINNDYNNWDKTEIAPHQSVTMSDGQIWEINNGKTAVLKVGDSINNVDSSKINSKQNSYEVNNAVEKIDIMKWNG from the coding sequence ATGAAACTTAAGCTTAACTATTGGGTTGCCGTTGATGACATCATCAATGCCTGCGTTTTTATTGTATCTTGGTTTTTAATCTTAGGAGCATCCTTTTCTGATGCTTTTGATAAAACCTCAGATTTAGCTAGCATCAGAATTTTCCTAGCTTTGTTGGCTTGTTTGGGATTAATTCTCCATCTGGTGCAACTCCAACAATGTCGCCGTTGGAACGTTTCAATCGTAGGCGCTATTTTAGGGATCATTGGAAACTGTTTATTTTTAATTGCACCTTTGTTTGCATTGCCCGCCTTCGTTCTTTTAATTATTGCGGCGGTTTTTGAATTTATTAATAAAGTTAAATCTCCCACCAAAACTCCTGTTAAAAAGGTCTGGTACAAAACGTGGTGGGTCTTGCTTTTAACTATTTTAGCAGTGCTCCTGTTTGTTTTTGCAGCAGTTTCCGCTAATCAAGATCAAAATGCCAGCGATCAACAAAATAAAAATACGCCTAATTTAACCAAAGAGGCCGAAAAAAATACCGAAAAGAATCCAAAATTACAAAAGAAAAACAAAGATTTAATTCACTTTAGCAACAACGTAATCATGACTCCTAAAGGTAAAATTGAAGTCTTAAAAGAGGCTTCCGGAAAAACTACGCATGGTAAATTGGGCATGATTTTTATGTATAAAATTACTAACAATACTGATCAAACTCTAACTCCAAAGCAAATTTTGGAAGATAATCAAATCAACGTTTACGAAAAGGATTCCGGCTCAGAAAAACCAGCCCCAAAAATCTTTGGAACCATGGAATTCGCAAGCATGCAGGATCCTGACGATGCTAGTAACGCAATTGATGATGCCATCAATAATGACTATAACAATTGGGACAAAACTGAAATTGCTCCCCACCAATCTGTGACCATGAGTGACGGTCAGATCTGGGAAATTAATAATGGTAAAACTGCCGTTCTCAAAGTGGGAGACAGCATTAATAACGTCGATAGTTCTAAAATCAATTCCAAACAAAATAGTTATGAGGTCAACAATGCAGTGGAAAAAATTGACATCATGAAGTGGAATGGTTAA
- a CDS encoding trans-sulfuration enzyme family protein has protein sequence MKFDTKLLHGGISEDPTTGAVSMPIYRASTFHQKELGHPDWEYSRTGNPTRQALEALMADLEVGTAGFAFSSGSAAIHAVLSLFSAGDHIIVGNDIYGGTFRLINQVMKRFGLEFSTVDTTDLDAVKAAFQDNTKALYLETPTNPLLRVSDLVALSQIAQQHGAYTIVDNTFATPYNQQPLTLGADIVVASGTKYLGGHSDLIAGIAVTNDDQLAERIGFLQNSIGSVLAPEEAWLLQRGIKTLGARMRIHEENTQAIFQFLSQDDHISKIYYPGDPNNPGYATAKRQMRGFGAMLSFELKPEYEPKQFIDHLQLITLAESLGGVDSLIEVPSIMTHGAIPREERIKDGIQDNLIRLSVGIEDQADLIEDLQTALRSLNH, from the coding sequence ATGAAATTTGATACGAAGTTATTGCACGGTGGAATCAGCGAAGACCCGACTACGGGTGCCGTTTCGATGCCCATCTACCGGGCCAGCACCTTTCACCAAAAGGAACTTGGTCACCCCGACTGGGAATACTCCCGGACGGGGAATCCGACCCGTCAGGCCTTAGAAGCTTTGATGGCTGACTTAGAGGTGGGGACCGCGGGTTTTGCCTTTAGTTCCGGTTCCGCCGCCATTCACGCGGTGCTGTCATTATTTTCTGCCGGTGATCACATTATCGTGGGAAACGACATTTATGGCGGGACCTTCCGTCTCATCAACCAAGTGATGAAGCGCTTTGGTCTCGAGTTTTCAACCGTCGATACCACTGATTTGGATGCGGTTAAAGCGGCCTTTCAAGATAATACCAAGGCCCTGTACCTCGAAACGCCCACTAATCCATTGCTGCGGGTTTCCGATTTAGTGGCCTTGAGTCAGATTGCCCAACAACACGGGGCTTACACCATCGTGGACAATACCTTTGCAACGCCCTACAACCAACAACCGTTGACGCTGGGTGCTGACATCGTGGTGGCTTCCGGGACCAAGTACCTCGGTGGTCACAGTGATTTGATTGCCGGAATTGCGGTGACCAATGATGACCAGTTAGCGGAACGAATCGGCTTCCTACAAAATTCGATTGGGAGCGTTCTGGCACCGGAAGAAGCATGGCTGTTGCAACGAGGAATTAAGACGCTGGGAGCGCGGATGCGAATTCATGAAGAAAACACCCAAGCAATTTTCCAGTTCCTCAGTCAGGATGACCACATTAGCAAGATTTACTACCCAGGTGATCCCAACAATCCGGGCTATGCGACTGCCAAGCGGCAGATGCGGGGCTTTGGTGCCATGTTGTCGTTTGAACTCAAGCCGGAGTACGAACCCAAACAGTTTATCGATCATCTGCAGTTGATTACCCTCGCTGAAAGCCTGGGTGGCGTGGATAGTCTGATTGAGGTTCCATCCATCATGACCCACGGTGCCATTCCGCGTGAAGAACGGATTAAGGATGGAATTCAGGACAACTTGATTCGGCTGTCGGTCGGAATTGAAGATCAAGCGGATTTGATTGAGGATTTGCAAACGGCGTTGCGTAGTTTGAATCACTAA
- the trpB gene encoding tryptophan synthase subunit beta has product MTTNGKFGGYGGQFVPETLMQELHEIETTYLKLREDPKFQRELHDLLDNYANRPSLLYHAQHMTEKLGGAQIYFKREDLNHTGAHKINNVLGQALVARYMGKRKLIAETGAGQHGVATATVAALLGMDCEIYMGKEDTERQRLNVFRMELLGAQVHAVTSGSMVLKDAVNAAMQAWVADVTDTFYVLGSAVGPHPFPMMVRDFQSVISIEAKRQILEATGKLPDAVVACVGGGSNAIGSFAAFLDDETVQLIGCEAAGKGVHTKQQAATITNGTDGIFHGMKSKFLQNQAGQIDEVYSISAGLDYPGIGPEHAALAQSGRAQYVPITDDQAVQAFEFIARTEGIIAAIESSHAVAYVEKLAPTMRPDQTIICTLSGRGDKDVAAIARYKGVKIDE; this is encoded by the coding sequence ATGACAACCAACGGTAAATTTGGCGGGTACGGGGGGCAATTTGTTCCGGAAACCCTGATGCAGGAACTGCATGAAATTGAAACCACCTATTTAAAATTACGCGAGGACCCGAAGTTCCAACGGGAATTACACGACTTATTGGATAACTACGCCAATCGGCCGTCGCTGTTATATCACGCTCAGCACATGACGGAAAAATTAGGGGGCGCTCAGATTTACTTTAAACGGGAAGATCTGAATCATACTGGAGCCCACAAGATTAACAACGTCCTGGGGCAAGCCCTAGTGGCGCGCTACATGGGCAAGCGCAAGCTAATTGCTGAAACCGGAGCCGGCCAGCACGGCGTCGCGACCGCAACGGTAGCCGCTTTGCTAGGGATGGATTGTGAAATTTACATGGGGAAAGAAGACACTGAACGGCAACGCTTGAACGTGTTTCGGATGGAATTGTTGGGTGCTCAGGTCCACGCGGTGACCAGCGGTTCGATGGTCCTGAAGGACGCGGTCAACGCGGCCATGCAAGCTTGGGTCGCTGATGTAACTGATACGTTCTACGTATTGGGATCTGCGGTGGGCCCTCATCCGTTTCCCATGATGGTCCGGGATTTTCAAAGCGTGATTAGCATTGAAGCCAAACGACAGATTCTGGAAGCCACCGGGAAGCTGCCGGATGCCGTGGTGGCTTGTGTTGGTGGTGGAAGTAACGCGATTGGGAGTTTTGCTGCTTTTCTGGATGACGAAACGGTTCAATTAATCGGGTGTGAAGCAGCCGGCAAGGGTGTGCACACGAAGCAACAAGCAGCCACGATTACCAACGGAACCGATGGAATTTTTCATGGAATGAAGTCTAAGTTTCTACAAAACCAAGCCGGGCAAATTGATGAGGTGTATTCGATTTCGGCCGGTCTGGATTATCCGGGGATTGGCCCTGAACATGCAGCACTAGCCCAGTCCGGGCGGGCCCAGTACGTGCCGATTACGGATGACCAAGCCGTGCAGGCCTTTGAATTTATTGCCAGAACGGAAGGAATCATCGCGGCAATTGAAAGTTCGCACGCGGTTGCTTACGTGGAAAAATTAGCACCAACGATGCGACCGGACCAGACGATTATTTGCACGCTGTCCGGGCGGGGTGACAAGGATGTCGCTGCGATTGCACGCTACAAAGGGGTGAAGATTGATGAGTAA
- a CDS encoding phosphoribosylanthranilate isomerase produces MVKIKLCGLHTLADIDKVNQVQPDFVGLVFASSPRQVNLATARQLTQALEPTIPAVGVFVGADLATVLAAVQAQVIQLVQYYGSLPPDLINQLHQHHVQLIQVVQTTAEIDPAADYVMFDASRGRGQAPTQFEAHHLAKPEILSGGITLTNVREAVEIVKPAVVDVSSGVETNGQKDVTKMQALTDLVHQL; encoded by the coding sequence ATGGTGAAAATTAAACTGTGTGGTCTCCACACGCTCGCTGATATTGACAAGGTCAACCAGGTGCAACCGGATTTTGTCGGCTTGGTCTTTGCCTCGAGTCCACGGCAGGTGAACCTAGCAACCGCTCGTCAGTTAACCCAGGCCTTAGAGCCCACCATCCCAGCGGTTGGGGTCTTTGTCGGTGCTGACTTGGCAACGGTGCTGGCGGCCGTGCAGGCTCAGGTGATTCAACTGGTGCAGTACTACGGCAGCTTGCCTCCGGATTTGATCAATCAGTTGCACCAACACCACGTTCAACTAATTCAAGTGGTCCAAACGACCGCGGAAATTGATCCAGCTGCTGACTACGTGATGTTTGACGCTAGTCGCGGCCGAGGCCAAGCTCCCACGCAATTTGAAGCACATCATTTAGCTAAACCAGAAATTTTATCCGGTGGCATCACCTTAACTAACGTTCGGGAAGCCGTGGAAATCGTAAAGCCTGCGGTCGTGGACGTTTCGAGTGGGGTGGAAACCAACGGACAGAAGGATGTAACGAAAATGCAAGCACTAACGGACTTAGTGCACCAGTTATAG
- the gntK gene encoding gluconokinase, with protein sequence MEYVIGLDIGTTSTKTVLYDEAGKVRGYSNDLYNLYQDTPDMAEEDPEEIFSAIISGLSKVIEKADLKPGELKGVSYSCAMHSLICLDENYKPLTRAITWADNRAVQYADELKNNGIGMELYKKTGVPVHPMTPLTKIMWIRNERPEIYKKTRYFVGIKEYVNYKLFGTLKEDYSIANATALFNIFNMDWDDQAMSVAGVTRDQLPELVDTTYQFQGMNERYANMIGIDKDIPFVIGASDGPLANLGVDAIKPGVVAVTIGTSGAVRVVSDKPRIDPKARVFCYYLAKDMWVIGGPVNNGGIVFRWIRDQICLPEKVTAEEMNLDAYDLLTKIASSIPAGSDGLIFLPFLGGERAPIWDADARGTFFGLTRQHTRANMIRAALEGIVYNLYTVMLALSEVVGEPTKIQATGGFARSELWRQMLADVFEQDVNIPESVEGTALGAAVLGMYSLKMIDSLYDVDKFVGVTNTHKPNPENYKAYRELVPIYIRLSRALQPEYKNIATFQRQSENNHDDERK encoded by the coding sequence ATGGAATACGTAATTGGGCTTGACATTGGAACCACCAGTACCAAAACGGTGCTCTACGACGAAGCAGGAAAGGTCCGCGGCTACTCCAACGACTTGTACAACTTGTATCAAGATACTCCAGACATGGCCGAAGAAGATCCAGAAGAAATTTTCAGTGCCATCATCTCTGGGCTATCCAAGGTGATCGAAAAAGCAGACCTCAAACCGGGTGAACTCAAGGGCGTTTCATACTCTTGTGCCATGCACAGTTTAATTTGTCTGGATGAAAACTACAAACCCCTCACCCGCGCAATTACGTGGGCCGATAACCGGGCCGTTCAATATGCTGACGAACTGAAAAACAACGGCATCGGCATGGAACTTTACAAAAAAACGGGAGTTCCGGTGCACCCAATGACCCCACTGACCAAGATTATGTGGATTCGTAACGAACGCCCTGAAATCTACAAAAAGACCCGATACTTTGTGGGCATCAAAGAGTACGTGAACTACAAACTCTTCGGCACGTTAAAAGAAGACTACTCGATTGCAAACGCCACGGCCCTCTTCAACATCTTTAACATGGACTGGGACGACCAAGCCATGTCAGTTGCCGGGGTAACGCGCGACCAGTTACCTGAATTAGTGGACACCACCTACCAATTCCAAGGTATGAACGAACGCTACGCTAACATGATTGGCATCGACAAGGATATTCCGTTCGTAATCGGAGCTTCTGATGGTCCGTTGGCAAACCTCGGGGTGGATGCCATCAAACCTGGTGTCGTTGCCGTTACAATCGGAACTTCTGGTGCCGTCCGAGTTGTTAGCGACAAGCCCCGGATTGACCCGAAGGCCCGGGTATTCTGTTACTACCTTGCTAAGGACATGTGGGTAATCGGGGGACCCGTTAATAACGGTGGAATCGTCTTCCGTTGGATTCGGGACCAAATCTGCTTGCCAGAAAAAGTGACGGCTGAAGAGATGAACCTCGATGCTTACGACTTGTTAACCAAGATTGCTTCCTCCATTCCAGCTGGTTCTGACGGCTTGATCTTCCTTCCCTTCTTAGGTGGAGAACGAGCTCCAATTTGGGATGCCGACGCGCGCGGAACCTTCTTCGGTTTAACCCGGCAACACACGCGGGCGAACATGATTCGGGCCGCTCTCGAAGGAATCGTCTACAACCTGTACACTGTAATGCTGGCCCTTTCCGAAGTGGTGGGTGAGCCAACTAAGATTCAGGCTACCGGTGGTTTCGCCCGTTCCGAACTCTGGCGCCAAATGTTAGCCGATGTCTTTGAACAAGACGTTAACATCCCTGAAAGCGTGGAAGGAACGGCCTTGGGAGCTGCTGTGTTAGGAATGTACAGCCTCAAGATGATTGACAGCCTGTATGACGTTGACAAGTTTGTTGGTGTTACCAACACGCACAAACCGAACCCCGAAAATTACAAGGCTTACCGAGAATTAGTTCCAATTTACATTCGGTTAAGTCGGGCTTTACAACCAGAATACAAGAACATTGCCACGTTCCAGCGGCAAAGTGAAAACAACCATGACGATGAGCGAAAGTAA